A region from the Streptomyces sp. 3214.6 genome encodes:
- a CDS encoding ABC transporter permease, translated as MYDPTVARLTYRALLGRRRALILGALPLLLVAISVVVRALAGADDQTASDLLGGLALATMVPIIGVIAGTGAIGPEIDDGSVVYLLSKPLKRPTIIFTKLIVAIAVTMVFSALPTLIAGFILNGNGQQIAVAYTVAALVSSIAYAAVFLLLGTVSRHAVVFGLVYALVWEALFGSLVPGARTLSVQQWSLAVAHKVAGGDLVTSDVGLTTATVLLVVVTVLATWYAGQKLRSLTLAGEE; from the coding sequence ATGTACGACCCCACAGTCGCCCGGCTCACCTACCGGGCCCTGCTCGGCCGTCGCCGGGCCCTCATCCTGGGCGCCCTGCCCCTGCTGCTGGTCGCGATCTCGGTGGTCGTGCGCGCCCTCGCCGGAGCCGACGACCAGACGGCGTCCGACCTGCTCGGCGGGCTCGCGCTCGCCACGATGGTGCCGATCATCGGCGTCATCGCCGGCACGGGCGCGATCGGCCCGGAGATCGACGACGGCTCCGTGGTGTACCTGCTGTCCAAGCCGCTGAAGCGGCCGACGATCATCTTCACCAAGCTGATCGTGGCGATCGCGGTGACGATGGTGTTCTCCGCGCTGCCCACGCTCATCGCCGGCTTCATCCTCAACGGAAACGGCCAGCAGATCGCCGTCGCCTACACGGTGGCCGCGCTGGTCTCCTCCATCGCCTACGCGGCCGTCTTCCTGCTGCTGGGCACGGTGTCCCGGCACGCGGTGGTCTTCGGCCTCGTCTACGCCCTCGTCTGGGAGGCCCTGTTCGGCTCCCTGGTGCCGGGCGCGCGCACGCTCAGCGTCCAGCAGTGGTCGCTGGCCGTCGCCCACAAGGTCGCCGGCGGGGACCTCGTCACCTCCGACGTCGGACTGACGACGGCGACGGTGCTGCTGGTCGTGGTGACGGTGCTGGCCACCTGGTACGCGGGACAGAAACTGCGGTCGCTGACGCTGGCGGGCGAGGAGTGA
- a CDS encoding SGM_3592 family protein: protein MADDNAVSGGRGRAEGEVWDGLVLDEEFIRAAETSEPSARARMLAARWRAEEPEPQPWRSDEPPAGWFFSKARRRRWRRR from the coding sequence ATGGCGGACGACAACGCGGTGAGCGGCGGTCGCGGGCGGGCCGAGGGCGAGGTCTGGGACGGTCTCGTCCTGGACGAGGAGTTCATACGGGCCGCCGAGACGTCCGAGCCGTCCGCCCGGGCCCGGATGCTGGCCGCGCGCTGGCGGGCGGAGGAGCCCGAGCCGCAGCCGTGGCGCTCCGACGAGCCGCCCGCGGGTTGGTTCTTCAGCAAGGCGCGGCGACGCAGGTGGCGCCGCCGGTAG
- a CDS encoding HAD family hydrolase, whose protein sequence is MSAAPPARGLPYRLIATDLDGTLLRSDESVSRRTRDALAAATAAGAAHIVVTGRGVPWTRHILDDLGYDGLAVCGQGAQVYDAGEHRLLTSVTLDRQLAAVALAKIEAEVGPLYLAASRAGLDGDVLVGPGYAVTGALPSTPFTDASDLWSAPLSKIYIQHPELSDDALAEAARRAAGGFVTVAMAGQGIVELLPLGLSKATGLSLAARRLGLKAADTIAFGDMPNDIPMFAWSAHGVAMANAHEELKAVADEVTTSNEDDGIAAVLEQLLP, encoded by the coding sequence GTGAGCGCCGCGCCTCCCGCCCGCGGGCTCCCCTACCGCCTGATCGCGACCGACCTCGACGGAACGCTGCTGCGCTCCGACGAGTCGGTCTCCCGGCGCACCCGTGACGCCCTCGCCGCGGCCACCGCGGCGGGCGCCGCGCACATCGTGGTGACGGGCCGCGGGGTCCCGTGGACCCGGCACATCCTCGACGACCTCGGCTACGACGGCCTCGCGGTCTGCGGCCAAGGCGCACAGGTGTACGACGCCGGCGAGCATCGTCTGCTGACGTCGGTGACCCTGGACCGGCAGCTGGCCGCGGTGGCCCTGGCGAAGATCGAGGCGGAGGTCGGGCCGCTGTACCTGGCGGCCAGCCGGGCCGGCCTGGACGGAGACGTGCTGGTCGGCCCCGGTTACGCGGTCACCGGCGCACTGCCTTCGACGCCGTTCACGGACGCGTCCGACCTCTGGTCCGCGCCGCTGAGCAAGATCTACATACAGCATCCCGAGCTGTCCGACGACGCGCTGGCCGAGGCCGCCCGGCGGGCCGCCGGTGGCTTCGTCACGGTCGCGATGGCCGGCCAGGGCATCGTGGAGCTGCTCCCTCTGGGCCTGTCCAAGGCCACGGGCCTCTCCCTGGCGGCCCGCCGCCTGGGCCTGAAGGCCGCCGACACGATCGCCTTCGGCGACATGCCCAACGACATCCCGATGTTCGCCTGGTCCGCACACGGCGTAGCCATGGCCAACGCCCACGAGGAACTCAAGGCAGTAGCCGACGAGGTGACAACCTCGAACGAGGACGACGGCATCGCGGCAGTACTGGAGCAACTGCTCCCCTAA
- the serS gene encoding serine--tRNA ligase, whose product MIDLRLLREDPDRVRASQRARGEDVALVDSLLSADERRRSSGVRFDELRAEQKSLGKLIPKASADEKAELLKKASQLAADVKAADAERDAADAETQELLQRLGNLVHPDVPVGGEEDFVTLETHGTIRDFGAEGFEPKDHLELGQLLGAIDVERGAKVSGSRFYFLTGVGALLELALVNAAIAQATAAGFTPMLTPALVRPQSMAGTGFLGQAAQDVYHLDKDDLYLVGTSEVPLAAYHMDEIIDADKLPLRYAGFSPCFRREAGSHGKDTKGIFRVHQFDKVEMFSYVTPEDSTAEHQRLLAWEKQWLSSLELPFRVIDVATGDLGSSAARKFDCEAWIPTQGKYRELTSTSDCTEFQSRRLSIRVREGKQVRPLATLNGTLCAVPRTIVAILENHQQADGSVYVPEVLRPYLGGREVLEPVAK is encoded by the coding sequence GTGATTGACCTTCGCCTGCTCCGTGAGGACCCCGACCGTGTGCGCGCGTCCCAGCGCGCCCGTGGAGAGGACGTCGCGCTCGTCGACTCTCTCCTGTCCGCCGACGAGCGGCGCAGGTCGTCCGGCGTCCGCTTCGACGAGCTGCGCGCCGAGCAGAAGTCGCTCGGCAAGCTCATCCCCAAGGCCTCCGCGGACGAGAAGGCCGAGCTGCTGAAGAAGGCGAGCCAGCTCGCCGCCGACGTCAAGGCCGCCGACGCCGAGCGTGACGCCGCCGACGCCGAGACCCAGGAGCTCCTGCAGCGGCTCGGCAACCTCGTGCACCCCGACGTGCCCGTGGGCGGCGAGGAGGACTTCGTCACCCTCGAGACGCACGGCACGATCCGCGACTTCGGCGCCGAGGGCTTCGAGCCCAAGGACCACCTGGAGCTCGGCCAGCTCCTCGGCGCGATCGACGTCGAGCGCGGCGCGAAGGTCTCCGGCTCCCGCTTCTACTTCCTCACCGGCGTCGGCGCCCTGCTGGAGCTGGCCCTGGTGAACGCGGCGATCGCGCAGGCCACGGCGGCCGGCTTCACGCCGATGCTCACCCCCGCGCTGGTGCGTCCGCAGTCCATGGCGGGCACCGGCTTCCTCGGCCAGGCCGCCCAGGACGTCTACCACCTCGACAAGGACGACCTCTACCTCGTCGGCACCTCCGAGGTCCCCCTCGCCGCGTACCACATGGACGAGATCATCGACGCGGACAAGCTCCCACTGCGCTACGCGGGCTTCTCGCCCTGCTTCCGCCGCGAGGCCGGCTCGCACGGCAAGGACACCAAGGGCATCTTCCGCGTCCACCAGTTCGACAAGGTCGAGATGTTCTCGTACGTCACGCCCGAGGACTCGACGGCCGAACATCAGCGGCTGCTGGCGTGGGAGAAGCAGTGGCTGTCCTCGCTGGAGCTGCCGTTCCGCGTCATCGACGTCGCCACCGGTGACCTCGGCTCCTCGGCCGCCCGCAAGTTCGACTGCGAGGCGTGGATCCCCACCCAGGGCAAGTACCGCGAGCTGACCTCGACCTCGGACTGCACCGAGTTCCAGTCCCGCCGTCTGTCGATCCGCGTCCGCGAGGGCAAGCAGGTCCGCCCGCTGGCCACGCTGAACGGCACGCTGTGCGCCGTCCCGCGCACGATCGTCGCGATCCTGGAGAACCACCAGCAGGCCGACGGTTCCGTGTACGTGCCCGAGGTGCTGCGCCCGTACCTCGGCGGCCGGGAGGTCCTAGAGCCGGTGGCCAAGTGA
- the pheA gene encoding prephenate dehydratase — translation MPASYAYLGPEGTFTEVALRTLPEAATRQLIPYVSVQSALDAVRTGEAEAAFVPIENSVEGGITTTLDELVAGAPLMIYREVLLSITFALLVRPGTKLADIKTVSAHPAAQPQVRNWLKGNLPDALWESAASNADAARLVQEGRYDAAFAGEFAAARYGLTALETGIHDAENAQTRFVLVGRPARPAAPTGADKTSVVLWQRDDHPGGLRDLLGEFATRGVNLMLLQSRPTGAGIGNYCFCIDAEGHISDRRMAEALMGLKRICREVRFLGSYPRAEVSSADVPTPLPGTSDGEFVAASDWVARCQDGRF, via the coding sequence ATGCCAGCGAGCTATGCGTATCTCGGCCCCGAGGGCACCTTCACGGAGGTCGCCCTGCGCACGCTTCCGGAGGCTGCCACCCGGCAGCTGATCCCCTATGTGTCGGTCCAGTCCGCGCTCGACGCGGTGCGCACTGGCGAGGCCGAGGCCGCGTTCGTGCCCATCGAGAACTCCGTCGAGGGCGGGATCACCACGACCCTGGACGAGCTGGTCGCGGGCGCGCCGCTGATGATCTACCGCGAGGTGCTGCTGTCGATCACCTTCGCGCTGCTGGTGCGGCCGGGCACGAAGCTGGCGGACATCAAGACGGTCTCAGCGCATCCGGCCGCGCAGCCGCAGGTCCGCAACTGGCTGAAGGGGAATCTCCCGGACGCCCTGTGGGAGTCGGCCGCCTCGAACGCGGACGCCGCCCGGCTGGTCCAGGAGGGCCGGTACGACGCCGCCTTCGCGGGCGAGTTCGCGGCCGCCCGCTACGGCCTGACGGCCCTGGAGACCGGGATCCACGACGCCGAGAACGCTCAGACCCGGTTCGTGCTGGTGGGCAGGCCCGCCCGGCCCGCCGCGCCGACCGGCGCGGACAAGACGTCCGTCGTGCTGTGGCAGCGCGACGACCATCCCGGCGGCCTGCGCGACCTGCTGGGCGAGTTCGCCACCCGGGGCGTCAACCTCATGCTGCTGCAGTCCCGGCCGACGGGCGCGGGCATCGGCAACTACTGCTTCTGCATCGACGCCGAGGGACACATCTCGGACCGGCGGATGGCAGAGGCGCTCATGGGGCTGAAGCGCATCTGCCGCGAGGTGCGCTTCCTCGGCTCGTACCCGCGCGCGGAGGTGAGCTCGGCGGACGTGCCGACTCCGCTGCCGGGGACCTCGGACGGCGAGTTCGTGGCGGCGTCGGACTGGGTGGCCCGCTGCCAGGACGGCCGGTTCTAG
- the efeB gene encoding iron uptake transporter deferrochelatase/peroxidase subunit yields MPDQSVPEARTPQIRTPESRTPETHTSVDEGAPSESRSPEGLTRRKLLGTAGTTGLVLGAAGGAVGYATAPSQATPLSSIGADEAMFHVKHQPGITQGLQARGHLVAFDLAAGAGRKEAAALLRRWSETARRLMAGKAAANDDTDVARDAGPSSLTVTFGFGNSFFARTGLEKQRPVALDPLPDFSSDHLDKSRSNGDLWVQIGANDALVAFHALRAIQKDAGSAAKVRWQMNGFNRTPGATAHPMTARNLMGQMDGTRNPKPTDSDFDQRIFVPASGTKDPAWMANGSYAVVRRIRMLLDDWERLSLKDQEQVIGRKKSDGAPLSGGGETTAMDLEKTDARGDLVVPINAHARITRPDQNGGAAMLRRPFSYHDGIDPDGTPDAGLLFVCWQADPLRGFVTVQRKLDRGDALSKYIRHESSGLFAVPGGAAEGEYVGQRLLES; encoded by the coding sequence ATGCCCGACCAGTCCGTCCCCGAGGCCCGTACGCCCCAGATTCGTACGCCCGAGTCCCGTACGCCCGAGACCCACACCTCCGTGGACGAAGGCGCGCCCTCGGAATCCCGCTCCCCCGAGGGGCTGACACGGCGCAAACTGCTCGGCACCGCAGGCACCACCGGTCTCGTGCTCGGCGCGGCCGGCGGCGCCGTGGGCTATGCGACGGCGCCGTCGCAGGCCACGCCGCTGTCCTCGATCGGCGCCGACGAGGCGATGTTCCACGTGAAACATCAGCCCGGCATCACCCAGGGGCTCCAGGCCCGCGGGCATCTCGTCGCCTTCGACCTCGCCGCCGGCGCGGGCCGCAAGGAGGCCGCCGCGCTGCTGCGCCGCTGGTCGGAGACGGCTCGGCGGCTGATGGCGGGCAAGGCGGCGGCGAACGACGACACCGACGTGGCCCGGGACGCCGGCCCCTCCTCGCTGACGGTCACCTTCGGTTTCGGCAACAGCTTCTTCGCCCGCACCGGGCTGGAGAAGCAGCGCCCGGTCGCCCTCGACCCACTCCCCGACTTCTCCTCCGACCACCTCGACAAGTCCCGTAGCAACGGCGACCTGTGGGTGCAGATCGGTGCGAACGACGCCCTGGTCGCCTTTCACGCCCTGCGCGCCATCCAGAAGGACGCGGGCAGCGCGGCGAAGGTCCGCTGGCAGATGAACGGCTTCAACCGGACGCCGGGTGCCACCGCCCACCCCATGACGGCCCGCAACCTGATGGGTCAGATGGACGGCACCCGCAACCCCAAGCCGACCGACTCCGACTTCGACCAGCGCATCTTCGTCCCGGCGTCCGGCACCAAGGACCCGGCGTGGATGGCCAACGGCTCCTACGCCGTCGTACGCCGTATCCGCATGCTGCTCGACGACTGGGAAAGGCTGTCGCTCAAGGACCAGGAGCAGGTCATCGGGCGCAAGAAGTCCGACGGGGCGCCGCTGTCGGGGGGCGGCGAGACGACCGCGATGGACCTGGAGAAGACCGACGCCCGCGGCGATCTGGTCGTCCCGATCAACGCGCACGCCCGTATCACCCGCCCCGACCAGAACGGCGGCGCGGCGATGCTGCGCCGGCCCTTCTCCTACCACGACGGCATCGACCCGGACGGCACTCCGGACGCGGGTCTGCTCTTCGTCTGCTGGCAGGCGGACCCGTTGCGCGGCTTCGTCACCGTGCAGCGCAAGCTGGACCGCGGGGACGCCCTGTCGAAGTACATCCGCCACGAGTCGAGCGGCCTGTTCGCGGTGCCGGGCGGCGCGGCCGAGGGGGAGTACGTGGGCCAGCGACTGCTGGAGTCGTGA
- a CDS encoding copper resistance CopC/CopD family protein, producing the protein MTQTIAPRVRMFMLLFLAVTGALLACAGPASAHAALTGSDPAQGVVVDKAPTQVTLTFSETVSMNDDSLRVLDPKGTRVDSGKATNTSGTSYAVQLHSGLPDGTYTVTYQVVSADSHPVAGAYTFSIGAPSKTSVSVSDQGAGGGIVGGLYGFGRYVSYAGFIVMAGGAAFVLVCWQRGAGARAVQRLIVSGWLAMTAATLFLLLLRGSYTSSGKLGDVFDLDLLGEVLQTKTGAALVSRLLLLAAAALFIAVLFGAYDKREDEEKRDLTFGLAIGGTVVAAGLAASWAMAEHASTGLQPGIAMPVDVLHLLAVATWLGGLTALLVALYRAPADRPVETAVVRRFSQVAFGSVLAVVATGVYQSWRQLGSWSAFTDTRYGQLLLIKIGLVALLVGIAWISRRWTAQLADTTTKTTDRNSAAEKPTAESRTAETATVDGSTAKTATVDGSTVDGSTVEEAAPEAVPQSALDSAAESAPEKEHVTAVAGSGSGAASEAGTGAGAGAGAGAAKAGSGGAKRAAQLARQQAAVDATRQKRLRDSDPGRFGLRRSVLAEAGVAVVLLGVTTILTSTEPGRTEQDAAKATQSSSSSSTSSSSSGDSTSGALTLDMSFDTGGTDGKGVVSVDLDPARAGANEMHVYVTRPNGRAFDVPEVKVAFTLEAKKIGPLPVSPDHITTGHWSATGVQIPLAGEWKIAVTVRTSDIDQVTVSKNAQIG; encoded by the coding sequence TTGACGCAGACCATCGCCCCCCGCGTCCGGATGTTCATGCTGCTGTTCCTGGCGGTGACCGGCGCGCTTCTCGCCTGCGCCGGACCGGCCTCCGCGCACGCCGCGCTGACCGGCAGCGACCCCGCGCAGGGGGTGGTGGTCGACAAGGCGCCCACCCAGGTGACGCTGACCTTCTCCGAGACCGTCTCGATGAACGACGACTCGCTGCGCGTCCTCGACCCCAAGGGCACCCGCGTCGACAGCGGCAAGGCGACCAACACCAGCGGCACGTCGTACGCCGTGCAGCTGCACTCGGGGCTGCCCGACGGCACATACACGGTGACCTACCAGGTGGTGTCCGCCGACAGCCATCCCGTCGCCGGCGCCTACACCTTCTCCATCGGCGCCCCCTCCAAGACCAGCGTCTCGGTGTCCGACCAGGGGGCCGGCGGCGGGATCGTCGGCGGGCTCTACGGTTTCGGGCGGTACGTGTCGTACGCCGGATTCATCGTGATGGCCGGCGGGGCCGCCTTCGTGCTGGTCTGCTGGCAGCGCGGCGCCGGGGCGCGGGCCGTGCAGCGACTCATCGTCTCCGGCTGGCTCGCGATGACCGCGGCCACCCTGTTCCTGCTGCTCCTGCGCGGCTCCTACACCAGCTCGGGCAAGCTCGGCGACGTCTTCGACCTCGACCTCCTCGGGGAGGTCCTGCAGACCAAGACCGGCGCCGCCCTGGTCTCCCGGCTGCTGTTGCTCGCCGCGGCCGCCCTCTTCATCGCCGTGCTCTTCGGCGCGTACGACAAGCGAGAGGACGAGGAGAAGCGGGATCTGACCTTCGGGCTCGCCATCGGCGGAACCGTCGTCGCCGCCGGGCTCGCGGCGAGCTGGGCCATGGCCGAGCACGCCTCGACCGGGCTGCAGCCGGGCATCGCGATGCCGGTCGACGTGCTTCATCTGCTGGCGGTCGCGACCTGGCTCGGCGGGCTCACCGCGCTCCTCGTGGCGCTGTACCGGGCGCCCGCCGACCGGCCCGTCGAGACAGCCGTCGTCCGCCGCTTCTCCCAGGTCGCCTTCGGCAGCGTCCTGGCCGTGGTCGCCACCGGCGTCTACCAGTCCTGGCGTCAGCTCGGCTCCTGGTCCGCCTTCACCGACACCCGCTACGGACAACTGCTGCTCATCAAGATCGGGCTCGTGGCGCTGCTCGTCGGCATCGCGTGGATCTCCCGACGCTGGACGGCCCAGCTGGCGGACACGACGACGAAGACGACGGACCGGAACTCCGCGGCCGAGAAGCCCACGGCGGAAAGCCGCACAGCCGAGACGGCCACGGTCGACGGGTCCACGGCCAAGACAGCCACGGTCGACGGGTCCACGGTCGATGGGTCCACGGTCGAGGAGGCCGCCCCGGAGGCCGTCCCGCAGTCCGCCCTCGACTCCGCGGCCGAGTCGGCGCCCGAGAAGGAGCACGTCACGGCGGTGGCCGGGAGCGGATCCGGGGCCGCGAGCGAAGCCGGGACCGGAGCCGGAGCCGGAGCCGGGGCCGGGGCCGCCAAGGCCGGGTCCGGCGGAGCGAAGCGGGCCGCGCAGCTCGCCCGGCAGCAGGCCGCCGTCGACGCCACCCGGCAGAAGCGGCTGCGGGACTCCGATCCAGGCCGCTTCGGCCTGCGCCGCTCGGTGCTCGCCGAGGCCGGCGTCGCCGTCGTGCTGCTCGGCGTCACCACCATCCTGACGTCGACGGAACCCGGCCGCACGGAGCAGGACGCCGCCAAGGCCACCCAGTCCTCCTCCTCTTCCTCTACTTCTTCGTCCTCCTCGGGGGATTCCACCTCCGGCGCCCTGACGCTGGACATGTCGTTCGACACCGGCGGCACGGACGGCAAGGGCGTGGTCAGCGTCGACCTCGACCCCGCACGGGCCGGCGCCAACGAGATGCACGTCTATGTGACCCGGCCCAACGGCCGCGCCTTCGACGTGCCCGAGGTCAAGGTCGCCTTCACTCTCGAAGCCAAGAAGATCGGGCCGCTGCCCGTCTCCCCCGACCACATCACGACCGGTCACTGGTCGGCGACCGGAGTACAGATCCCCCTGGCCGGCGAGTGGAAGATCGCCGTGACCGTGCGGACCTCCGACATCGACCAGGTGACCGTCTCCAAGAACGCGCAGATCGGCTGA
- a CDS encoding copper chaperone PCu(A)C produces MRLVRSVRRVRSVRSVRRPARLLAVPATAVTGALLLAGCGSDSDGRAELSVRAAYIPQPVSDTMAAGFLTIVNKGGAKDELTSVTSATAGSVTLHETVGSSMEEVTSLDVPAHGQLVFKSGGNHLMFEKLKSKPVQGQTVAVELHFAASDPLEVEIPVESATYTPKTGH; encoded by the coding sequence ATGCGGCTTGTGCGGTCGGTGCGGCGTGTGCGGTCGGTGCGGTCTGTGCGGCGGCCCGCGAGGCTCCTCGCCGTGCCCGCCACCGCCGTCACCGGGGCGCTGCTGCTGGCGGGCTGCGGGTCGGACTCCGACGGACGGGCCGAACTGTCCGTCCGGGCCGCCTACATACCGCAGCCCGTCTCCGACACCATGGCCGCCGGTTTCCTCACCATCGTCAACAAGGGCGGTGCGAAGGACGAACTGACCTCCGTCACCAGTGCCACCGCGGGCAGCGTCACCCTCCACGAGACCGTCGGGTCGTCGATGGAGGAGGTCACGTCCCTCGATGTGCCGGCGCATGGTCAACTCGTGTTCAAGAGCGGCGGTAACCATCTGATGTTCGAGAAGCTGAAGAGCAAGCCGGTGCAGGGCCAGACGGTGGCCGTCGAGCTGCACTTCGCCGCGTCCGACCCCCTCGAGGTCGAGATTCCGGTCGAGTCCGCCACGTACACCCCGAAGACCGGCCACTGA
- a CDS encoding SCO family protein yields MRKKTFAVAALLTAATLTLSACGSGSGSGGSSVAAVSEDGASKQAATVLDQPFTKPDLVLTDTQGKSYDLRKETAGRPTLIYFGYTNCPDVCPLTMSNIAVAKKQLPKAEQDALRVVFVTTDPDRDTPAALGKWLKGIDPQVVGLSGKFATIQAAARTLGISVEAPHKDKNGKIVSTHGTQVVAFSPKTNGGYLLYGEEATVNDYTKDLPKIIKGENP; encoded by the coding sequence ATGCGCAAGAAGACGTTCGCCGTGGCCGCGCTGCTCACCGCCGCCACCCTCACCCTCTCCGCCTGTGGCAGCGGCAGCGGCAGCGGCGGCAGTTCCGTCGCCGCCGTCTCCGAGGACGGCGCCTCGAAGCAGGCCGCGACCGTGCTCGACCAGCCCTTCACCAAGCCCGACCTGGTCCTCACCGACACCCAGGGGAAGTCCTACGACCTCCGCAAGGAGACCGCGGGCCGGCCGACGCTGATCTACTTCGGCTACACCAACTGCCCCGACGTCTGCCCGCTGACGATGAGCAACATCGCCGTCGCCAAGAAGCAGCTGCCCAAGGCCGAGCAGGACGCGCTGCGCGTCGTGTTCGTCACCACCGACCCGGACCGGGACACCCCGGCCGCGCTCGGCAAGTGGCTCAAGGGCATCGACCCCCAGGTCGTCGGCCTGAGCGGGAAGTTCGCGACCATCCAGGCCGCCGCCCGCACCCTCGGCATCTCCGTCGAGGCGCCGCACAAGGACAAGAACGGCAAGATCGTCTCCACCCACGGCACCCAGGTCGTCGCCTTCTCCCCGAAGACGAACGGCGGCTACCTCCTGTACGGCGAGGAGGCCACGGTCAACGACTACACCAAGGACCTCCCCAAGATCATCAAGGGCGAGAACCCGTGA
- a CDS encoding YcnI family copper-binding membrane protein, with product MNASRIASSVTSRVAAAAAVAGCAVLALSAPAFAHVSVAAEGVAAKGGYAVVDFKVPNERDDASTTKLEVTFPTDHPLASAMPEPINGWKIEVTKAKLAKPLTVHGKQISEAVSKITWTATGKGIEAGYFQKFPVSVGALPEDAEELVFKAIQTYSNKEVVRWIEVQEDGAEEPENPAPVLALSAASEGGHHGTSAEDASDESSADAKASAAKTTEAASDSGGSDTTARVLGVVGIVVGAAGVAYGVLAGRRRTTTEA from the coding sequence ATGAATGCCTCTCGCATCGCCTCCAGCGTCACCTCCCGCGTCGCCGCCGCCGCTGCCGTCGCCGGCTGTGCCGTTCTCGCCCTGTCCGCGCCCGCCTTCGCGCACGTCAGCGTCGCCGCCGAGGGCGTCGCCGCCAAGGGCGGCTACGCCGTCGTCGACTTCAAGGTCCCCAACGAGCGGGACGACGCCTCGACCACCAAGCTCGAGGTCACCTTCCCGACCGATCACCCGCTGGCCTCCGCGATGCCGGAGCCGATCAACGGCTGGAAGATCGAGGTCACCAAGGCGAAGCTCGCCAAGCCCCTCACGGTGCACGGCAAGCAGATCTCCGAGGCCGTCTCCAAGATCACCTGGACCGCCACCGGCAAGGGCATCGAGGCCGGCTACTTCCAGAAGTTCCCGGTCTCCGTGGGCGCGCTGCCCGAGGACGCCGAGGAACTCGTCTTCAAGGCGATCCAGACGTACTCCAACAAGGAGGTCGTGCGGTGGATCGAGGTCCAGGAGGACGGCGCGGAGGAGCCGGAGAACCCGGCCCCGGTGCTGGCTCTGTCGGCCGCTTCCGAGGGCGGCCACCACGGCACGAGCGCCGAGGACGCCTCCGACGAGTCCTCCGCCGACGCCAAGGCGTCCGCCGCGAAGACGACCGAGGCAGCCTCCGACTCCGGCGGCAGTGACACGACCGCCCGGGTCCTCGGCGTGGTCGGCATCGTCGTCGGCGCCGCCGGTGTGGCGTACGGCGTGCTCGCCGGCCGCCGCCGGACCACGACCGAGGCCTGA
- a CDS encoding ATP-binding protein gives MSIWWSLHLRREAASVPLARRLLIGTMETAGVDPDVSYDLSVALSEACANAVEHGGDTAHGGCSEAYRVTAYLDGEKCRIEVADSGPGFTGGSPAPAPVRTNTDAEQGRGLYLIQELADHVHIGNKPGLSGAVVSFDKILKWRKDAPLIAV, from the coding sequence ATGAGCATCTGGTGGTCACTCCATCTCCGGCGCGAAGCCGCGAGCGTTCCGCTCGCCCGCCGTCTGCTGATCGGCACCATGGAGACGGCAGGCGTCGATCCCGACGTCAGTTACGACCTGTCCGTCGCCCTGAGCGAAGCCTGCGCCAACGCAGTCGAGCACGGTGGGGACACCGCGCACGGCGGCTGCTCGGAGGCGTACCGCGTCACCGCGTACCTCGACGGTGAGAAGTGCCGCATCGAGGTCGCCGACTCGGGCCCGGGGTTCACGGGCGGGAGCCCCGCACCTGCCCCGGTCCGCACCAACACCGACGCCGAGCAGGGCCGCGGCCTCTACCTCATCCAGGAACTCGCCGACCACGTCCACATCGGCAACAAGCCGGGGCTCAGCGGCGCGGTGGTGAGCTTCGACAAAATCCTCAAGTGGCGCAAGGACGCGCCCCTCATCGCCGTCTGA